From the Cohnella herbarum genome, one window contains:
- a CDS encoding Flp pilus assembly complex ATPase component TadA: MTAMLNAFILIALLLLSIFFLYLRLSRRLPERTDDTSVYTLEAMTTFVKATLHELTSSNLADFGLSEEEYRRRKSKRAELKKALRGCTSGDLRDKEYVKEIIADLLAQRYELDDAHLNLLLPFHQPESLSAQDQFDILLYTYKKEAGLHALDRLVQTYEWDRQRRNEEGQLETYRITAEDIRSVFAREAPCLTTDDKLQLVVQRIYQHYKGFSVVDELRDMRVDGVSGGVSGLPPLMWEGEWSLEEDAQLQSLPRSHDSVWLFYKGKSIHLSFLSFGSEQELRRVCQIIYKHNFPGQLSEANGFKVNEMADGSRVVVLRPRFSESWAFFVRKFDVQSATLEQLIQDEGAELPIGLIRYLVSGARITAITGAQGSGKTTLLMAMVRHIPEVLPIRVQEMSFELQLRKIYPERNIVSLRETETISGQQGLDIQKKTDGSVNILGEVATDPVAAWMVQMAQVASLFTLFTHHAKTFRDLVLSLRNSLLKTKVFTNERVAEQQVVSVVNFDIHLRRDLDGRRYIERITECVPVPQETAYPEAFRGKMTKDERMAAFMETTLEYFRRSTDRPLYTAQNLVEYRDGRYVAVHPLSKQSRCEIAEYLSGPDQAVFDAFLASHWGDET; this comes from the coding sequence ATGACGGCTATGCTCAATGCCTTCATCCTGATCGCGCTCTTGTTGCTTTCAATCTTCTTTCTTTATTTGCGCCTGAGCCGACGATTGCCGGAACGGACGGACGACACATCGGTATATACGCTGGAAGCGATGACCACTTTCGTAAAAGCAACGCTACACGAGTTAACCAGCAGCAACCTGGCCGACTTCGGTTTGTCGGAGGAAGAATACCGCCGCCGAAAAAGCAAACGGGCGGAGCTGAAAAAGGCGCTGCGGGGCTGCACCTCCGGTGATCTGCGGGACAAGGAATACGTCAAGGAGATCATTGCCGACCTGCTCGCGCAGCGCTATGAGTTGGACGATGCGCATTTGAACCTCCTGCTGCCTTTTCATCAGCCGGAGTCCCTCTCCGCGCAAGACCAGTTTGATATTCTGCTTTACACATATAAAAAGGAAGCCGGGCTTCATGCGCTCGACCGGCTCGTTCAAACCTATGAATGGGATCGGCAAAGACGAAACGAGGAAGGCCAGCTTGAAACGTACCGGATTACGGCGGAGGATATTCGTAGCGTCTTCGCCCGTGAAGCGCCGTGTTTGACGACGGACGATAAGCTCCAACTTGTCGTCCAGCGGATTTATCAGCATTACAAAGGATTCAGCGTCGTGGACGAGCTGCGCGACATGCGTGTGGACGGCGTATCCGGGGGTGTATCTGGTCTGCCGCCGCTCATGTGGGAGGGCGAATGGTCGCTGGAGGAGGACGCACAACTTCAGTCGCTGCCCCGTTCGCATGATAGCGTATGGCTGTTTTACAAAGGGAAGTCCATCCACCTGAGCTTCTTGTCCTTCGGCTCCGAGCAGGAACTGCGACGCGTTTGCCAGATCATCTATAAGCACAATTTTCCCGGCCAGTTGTCCGAGGCGAACGGATTTAAGGTCAATGAAATGGCAGACGGCTCCCGCGTCGTCGTGCTGCGCCCCCGATTCAGTGAATCGTGGGCTTTTTTTGTGCGCAAATTCGACGTGCAAAGCGCGACGCTAGAGCAGTTGATTCAGGACGAAGGCGCGGAATTGCCGATTGGCCTCATTCGTTACTTGGTATCGGGTGCGCGGATCACCGCGATTACCGGCGCTCAGGGCAGCGGCAAAACAACGTTGCTCATGGCGATGGTGCGTCATATTCCAGAAGTGCTGCCCATCCGGGTACAGGAAATGAGCTTCGAGCTTCAGTTGCGCAAAATTTACCCGGAACGCAACATCGTCAGCCTGCGCGAAACCGAGACGATTTCCGGTCAACAGGGGCTGGACATCCAGAAGAAGACGGACGGCTCCGTCAATATTTTGGGAGAGGTAGCGACCGATCCGGTCGCCGCTTGGATGGTTCAGATGGCACAGGTGGCATCATTATTCACCTTGTTCACGCATCACGCCAAAACCTTCCGTGACCTTGTGCTATCTCTCCGCAATTCCTTGTTGAAAACAAAGGTGTTTACGAACGAGCGTGTGGCAGAGCAGCAGGTCGTCAGCGTCGTCAACTTCGATATTCACCTTCGCCGCGACCTGGACGGACGACGGTATATCGAGCGCATTACGGAATGCGTCCCAGTGCCGCAGGAGACGGCGTACCCGGAAGCCTTTCGCGGGAAAATGACAAAGGACGAACGGATGGCAGCCTTTATGGAAACGACGCTCGAATACTTCCGCCGCTCGACGGATCGCCCGCTGTACACCGCCCAAAATCTCGTCGAATACCGCGACGGTCGTTACGTTGCCGTTCATCCCCTGTCCAAGCAAAGTCGCTGCGAGATTGCGGAATACCTGAGCGGCCCCGATCAGGCCGTCTTTGATGCGTTTCTAGCATCCCATTGGGGGGATGAGACATGA